The proteins below come from a single Burkholderia sp. PAMC 26561 genomic window:
- the phnS gene encoding 2-aminoethylphosphonate ABC transporter substrate-binding protein: protein MTKNRFPKARLASCLAVAVFASVAAMQAHAADAVVLYTADGLENLYKDVLPAFEKKEGVKVNIVTAGSGEVVNRAQVEKDSPKADVLVTLPPFIQQASQGGLLQPYQSVNYANVPAIAKASDGAWATFVNNYFSFAINPEVTKTAPKTFADLLHPDFSGKVAYSNPATAGDGMAVIILTSALMGEDKAFDYLKDLEKSAKFHTKGTGYLDVLLSRNEISFANGDLQMDLDDATNGGLSLKPIFLSAKAGEAPTTFQLPYAIGLIKGGPNQAEGKKLVDYLMSKEVQAKVPDIYGIPGRTDVPLAGKNGEAVKQAIAGVKLIPVDWNQVMDKKAAWTTRWKNDVIGNSGKQLDVVKPKS, encoded by the coding sequence ATGACAAAAAATCGCTTCCCCAAAGCTCGTCTGGCTTCGTGTCTTGCCGTGGCCGTGTTCGCAAGCGTCGCGGCCATGCAGGCGCATGCCGCCGATGCAGTCGTGCTGTACACCGCCGACGGCCTTGAAAACCTGTACAAGGATGTGCTGCCGGCCTTCGAAAAGAAGGAAGGTGTGAAGGTGAATATCGTGACGGCGGGTAGCGGGGAAGTGGTGAACCGGGCGCAGGTGGAGAAGGATTCGCCGAAGGCCGACGTGCTCGTGACGCTGCCGCCGTTCATCCAGCAAGCATCGCAAGGCGGCTTGCTGCAGCCGTACCAGAGCGTGAACTACGCGAATGTGCCGGCGATTGCGAAGGCATCCGATGGTGCGTGGGCGACCTTCGTGAACAACTACTTCTCGTTCGCGATCAACCCCGAAGTCACGAAGACCGCGCCGAAGACGTTTGCCGACTTGTTGCATCCGGACTTCAGCGGCAAGGTGGCTTACTCGAATCCCGCGACCGCCGGCGACGGCATGGCCGTGATCATCCTGACGAGCGCGCTGATGGGCGAAGACAAGGCGTTCGACTACCTGAAGGATCTGGAGAAGAGCGCAAAATTCCACACGAAGGGCACGGGTTATCTCGACGTGCTGCTTTCGCGCAACGAAATCTCATTCGCGAACGGCGACCTGCAGATGGATCTGGACGATGCCACCAACGGCGGCCTTTCGCTCAAGCCGATCTTCCTCTCGGCCAAGGCCGGCGAAGCGCCGACCACGTTCCAGTTGCCCTACGCGATCGGCCTGATCAAAGGCGGCCCGAATCAGGCTGAAGGCAAAAAGCTGGTCGACTACCTGATGTCGAAGGAAGTGCAGGCGAAGGTGCCGGACATCTACGGCATTCCGGGCCGCACCGACGTTCCGCTTGCCGGCAAGAATGGCGAGGCGGTCAAGCAGGCCATCGCGGGCGTGAAGCTGATTCCGGTGGACTGGAACCAGGTCATGGACAAGAAAGCCGCGTGGACCACGCGCTGGAAAAACGACGTGATCGGCAACTCCGGCAAGCAACTCGACGTGGTCAAGCCGAAGTCGTAA
- a CDS encoding 2-aminoethylphosphonate--pyruvate transaminase, producing MINGSDPILLTPGPLTTTPATRQAMLRDWGSWDAAFNQMTDSICRDLLSIVSGQKDFVCVPMQGSGTFSVEAALGSLVPRDAVVLVPNNGAYCTRLLKILERLGIAAIELKLRDDEPAGVARIEEMFLREPRITHVAQVHLETSAGLLNPLDEIAASCARFDKRLIVDAMSSFGALPIDVSKGGIDAVVSASGKCLEGVPGMGFVIVRRSVLEASEGVSRSLALDLYDQYAYMQKTTQWRFTPPTHVVAALRAALDQYKAEGGQAARGARYQRNCAALIEGMAALGFRPFLDASVQAPVIVTFHAPRDPAYDFKRFYEAVRDAGYVLYPGKLTEVETFRVGCIGAIDANEMLNAVAAISRALGMLHVRLAA from the coding sequence GTGATCAACGGAAGTGACCCGATTTTGCTGACGCCCGGCCCGCTCACCACAACGCCGGCCACGCGTCAGGCGATGTTGCGCGACTGGGGATCGTGGGATGCGGCTTTCAACCAGATGACAGACTCGATCTGCCGCGACCTGCTCTCTATCGTGTCCGGTCAAAAAGATTTTGTATGCGTGCCCATGCAGGGAAGCGGCACGTTTTCGGTCGAAGCCGCGCTCGGGTCGCTCGTGCCGCGCGATGCGGTCGTGCTCGTACCGAACAACGGCGCGTATTGCACGCGTTTGCTGAAGATCCTCGAGCGGCTCGGAATAGCGGCGATCGAATTGAAGTTGCGCGATGACGAACCGGCCGGCGTCGCGCGTATCGAGGAGATGTTCTTGCGCGAGCCGCGCATCACGCACGTGGCGCAGGTGCATCTGGAGACGAGCGCAGGTTTGCTCAATCCGCTCGATGAGATCGCCGCGTCGTGCGCGCGTTTCGACAAGCGTCTTATTGTCGATGCAATGAGTTCGTTCGGCGCGTTGCCTATCGATGTATCGAAGGGCGGCATCGATGCGGTCGTATCGGCGAGCGGCAAGTGCCTTGAAGGCGTGCCGGGGATGGGCTTCGTGATCGTGCGGCGAAGTGTGCTGGAAGCATCGGAAGGCGTTTCCCGTTCGCTCGCGCTCGACCTTTACGATCAATATGCGTACATGCAGAAGACCACGCAATGGCGCTTCACGCCGCCCACGCATGTGGTCGCCGCGTTGCGCGCGGCGCTCGATCAATACAAGGCGGAAGGCGGCCAGGCTGCGCGCGGCGCTCGATACCAGCGCAATTGCGCGGCGTTGATCGAGGGCATGGCGGCGCTTGGATTCAGGCCTTTCCTGGACGCTTCGGTGCAGGCGCCGGTGATCGTCACGTTCCATGCGCCGCGCGATCCGGCCTACGATTTCAAGCGCTTTTACGAAGCCGTGCGCGATGCAGGATACGTGCTGTACCCGGGCAAGCTGACGGAAGTGGAGACGTTTCGCGTGGGATGCATTGGCGCTATCGATGCCAACGAGATGCTGAACGCAGTGGCTGCAATCAGCCGCGCGTTGGGCATGTTGCACGTG